TTGAAGCGGTCGCCCAGGTAGCCGGCCGTCAGACCGCCGACCAGGCTGCACGCGCCGACGATCCCGAGCGCATTCGCCGCTGCCATCTGCTCGATGCCCATGTCCATGGCGAACGGCACGAAATGGGTGGACGCGAAGCTCATCGTGAAGCCGCAGACGAAGAAGCCGACCATCAGCCGCCAGAAGTCACCCGTCTTGAGTGCCTGCCGCGGCGTCAGCGCCACGCCGGCCAGCCCACGGCCGCGCGCGGCGTCGTCGGGGTCGTGGCCGTAGGGCTGGAGGCCCTTGTCGGACGGGCGGTTCGCCAGGAGCAGAAAGCCGACCGGCAGCACGATCACCAGCATGAAACCCGCCATGACCCGGAAGGCGTTCTCCCAGCCGACCATCAGGTAGGTGGCCATCGCCAGCGGCACCACGATCAATTCGCCGAGGGCCGTGCCCGTCGATCCGATGGACATCGCCAGCGAGCGCCGCTTGATGAACCACTGGCTGACGAGCGTGGTCACCGTGACGGGAGAGGCGCAGGCGTAGCCAATCGCCAGGAGGACGCCGTAGGCCAGGTAGAACTGCCACAGCTCGTGGGCGAAGCTGGTCAGCACCAGGGCCGCGCCGCCCAGAAAGACGCCGGTCATCGCCATGATCTTCGAGCCGAAGCGATCCGCCAGGATGCCGACCAGCGGTCGAAGCAGCCCGGCCAGGATCAGGTTCAACGACGCGCCAAGGGCGAGCTGATCCCGACCCCAGTGCAGATCCTCGCTCATCGGAATGACGAACACCCCGAAGGAGAACCGCGATCCAGACGAGGCAAACGTCATCAGCGCGATCGCGAACAGCATGACCCAGCCGTAGTACACGCCCGACGTTCCCAGCAGTCTGCCCACGTTGCTCCCCTCCGCGAAACAGGAGCCTACCGCGAAATGGTGGACAAAGTCGAGAACGGTTCCATATACTCGCGCCGCTTCACCCTGTGAACGCAGACGACGGACGAAGCGGCATCGGCAGCCGCGAGGAATATACCCCTCTCCTGGCTGTTCTGCGTTCTTGAAGTAACGGCCCGATCGCGGCGCGATGACATTTGCGCTGTTGTACACGGGGAGACGTGTAGGTCGCGGCCACATCTCATCCAGGTCGACGGCGAGCGCGTCGAGCGCGGCCCCGGCGACCATCTTCTTGGAGTACACAGTGAACTACGACGTCCCATGCCGACCCACGCCTTCCCCGGCGCGGGCGCCCATGCCGGCGGGCTGGCGGCGTTGGTCCCACGGGAACGACGCTGCTGTTTTCCGCTCGATCCTCGGGACCGAGCGGCCGTCCGGAATGGTGTTGATCGAGCGGTGCTGCGCTGGCGCGGGAACGTGCGCCGCTTGCAGCTCGGCCGGCGAGTCAATCCCCGGCTAGATCCGACATCGCAGGAGGGACCTGCGATGGGAGCCGTGCGAGAGCGCGGCTCCCATCACCGCGTCTGAGGCCCGAACGCGCCCTGTCAGCCGCCTTCGCTGGTGGCGGGGCTGCTATGCGTCGTTGTCGTCGAACCGCAACGAGGTCTTGAGGCCCTCATAGCCGACGACGGTCGGCTCGTAGACACTGGTCGCCTCGTGAGCGAAGCGCTCGGGATGCAGCATCTTGGCGCTGAAGTGGGTCAGCCAGACCCGCCGCGCGCCGGCCAGCAGCCCGATCTCGGCGGCCTCGGAGAACAGCAGGTGCTTGTTCTCGACGGCGTTCGCCGCGTCGGCCGGGTCTCCGTAGGTGCCCTCGATGGTCAGCAAGTCCACGTCGGCGAGAAAGCTCGGCATCCTCGGCGTCGGGCGGGTATCGGTGACATAGGCGACGCTCAGGCCGCGCCGTTTCGGCCCGAGCACCTGCTCTGGCGTGACCTCCGTGCCGCCCACACGGACCGTCTCGCCCTGCTGGAGACGCTTCCAGTCCTCGATGGGCACGCCGAGGGTCCGCGCCTTCTCTGGATCGAATCGGCGGCTGCGCGGCAGATCGATCCGGAAGGCCAGGCAAGGCACGGCGTGATCGACGGGCAGGCTGGAGAGACGAGCGCCGTTCCAGGGGATGCGGTGCTGCTCGGCCAGCTCGTGGACGCGGACCTCGTATGGCAAGTACGGCGCGACGACCCGCAGCCCGGCGACGACGATCCGCGTGCCGACCGGCCCGAAAATGTCGAGCGGCTCACGGCGGCCAGCGTGGCCCAGCGTCAGCAGCAGCCCGGTCAGGCCGGCAACGTGGTCGGCGTGCAGGTGGCTGAGGCAGATCGCCGACAGCGCTTTGAAGCCCCAGCCGGCACGCCGCATACTGACTTGCGTACCCTCGCCACAGTCGAACAGGATCATCTGCGGCCCGACCCGAACGAGCAGGGCCGACAACGGCCGGTCCGGCAATGGAAGGGTGCCGGACGTCCCGAGAAGGAGCGCGTCGATCATGCGGAAAGGATACCGGCGGATGTGGTGCTGCGCATGACGTGGGCGAACCGTTCGCCGGGCGGCGCGCCGGCCTCGACGGGCAGCGCGTCCCTCCTGCTCGCCGTGCAGCAGACCCGACGGCGCTTCCTGCGCGGTCTGAGCGCCGTTGGCGCGGCGGCGGCGCTCTGGTCGGCCGCTCCGTCGACGGCAGGGCGCGCGCTGGCCGCAGAATCGTTCACCGGCCTGCTGGCGGTCCCACGCGCCCGCGACATCGTGCTGGTGCGTCCGACCGGCGACGACGACCGGACGGTCCTCTCGCTGCAGGTCGGCGAGTTCGTGGCCGATGTAGCCCTGTCGCCGGACAGTTCGCGCGTCGCCTACGGCATGTTCACGGCGCGGACGGGTGACGGCCCTGGCGGCTCGGACATCGTCATCACGACGACCGCACCTGGCGGTGAGCGCATCGTCGTGGCCCCGCGCGACCGTCCCGGCATGCTGCTCGCTGCGCCGTACTGGGCGCCCGACGGCAGCGGGCTGCTGTTCGAGGCGGTGGGCCTGGGGGCGAACAATCTGCCCTCGATCAGCGCCGAGTGGATCGACGCCGACGGCAGCGGACGGCGGACCGTGGTGACGCAGGCCCGCTATCCGAGCATCTCGCCAGATGGCCAGAAGGTCGTCTACACGCTGGCGCGGCAGACCGGCGACGCCCTCTACGAGCAACCGCTGGCCGGCGGCGAGGCCCGCGAGATCATCCCAGAGGGGCAGTTCCTGGTGATCGCCTATCCACGCTACAGCCCGGACGGTTCGCAGATCGCCTTCGCGGGCGTGGCGGACTCGGCTCCCACGGGATTGCCGCCTCGGCCGCTCACGCCCTCACCAACGGTGCCGAAACTGCTTCCGAGCCTGGACCGTTGGCGGGGCGTCGCGGCGCACGGCTTCCCGGCCGAACCGTGGCTCGTCCCCGCTGCCGGCGGCGAGGCCCGACAACTGGCCCCGCTGCCGGTGGACGATGCCGCCATCGCGTGGTCGCCGGATGGCTCGGCGCTGGCGAGCAGCGGGGCGAACGGCATCTTCCTGATCGGGGCGGCTGACGGGAGCGTGCGGCGGATCAGCGAGAACGGCAGCTTCGGGGCCATCGACTGGCGCTGACTAGATGCGGCAGTTGCGGGCACGCTCGGCCGCCCGCTCGTCGGGCGTGACGGTGCCGGTCGCGTCGTCCACCTTCCAGGACGTGCCGGTCAGCGGCAGACGGACTGTCCAGGTCGGGGCCTCGAACGTTACCTGGGACGCTTCGACCTCGGTCTGGAGCAGCCGGCAGTTGCTGATCGACTCTTTGACCTTCTGGCGGGCCCCGTCAGCGGTCAGTTTGGCGTTCGGCGGGGCGGTGCCGCTGGCACCAGGGATGGCTGGCAGGCCGGGCGTGCCGTTCAGGCCGGGAATGGTGATCGGCAAGCCCGGCGTGCCGGGAGTCCCACTCGCGCCCAGGCCCGGGATCGGCAGCGGGATGTTGATCGGCGTCGGTGTCCCTTGCGGCCCGGGGATGTTGATCCCGATGCCGGGCTGGCGGGTCGGCGTCGGCACGACTGTTGGCGTGGGCGTCTGGGTCGGCTCGGCGCGGCCAATCGACAGCGGTGAGCCGCTGGTCTGGGTCAGCAGCCAGAAGGCGGTCCCGCCGAGCAGCACCAGCAGCACCACGACGATGCCGATGAACAGGCCCAGCTTCGGGTTGCCGCCGGCTGGGGGCGACGGCGGCCCACCGTACGGCGCCGGTCCGTACCGCGGCTGCCCATACGGCGGCGGGTACTGACCGCCCGGCGCCGGTCCCTGGCCGGGTGGATAGCCAGGATGCCGCGGCGGGTACGGCGGCTGAGGCGGATAGCCGCCGCCAGGGTCGCCCGGCTGCTGGGGCGGCTGAGACCCACCGCCGGCGGCGCCCCCACCGGGCTGCTGCCCGACCGGCGCGCCGCAACTGGTGCAGAATCGGATGTCCGGACGGGGCAGCGGCGCTCCGCAACGGCTGCACGTCATCGTCGCCTCCCGCGTCGCATCCTGGCTACCGCCCGTTGAAGGTCGGCTTGCGCTTCTCGATGAAGGCGTTCATGCCCTCGTAGGCGTCCTCGGTGCCGAACAGCAGGTGGAACAGCTTGCGCTCGTGGTCTACGGCCTCGGAGAGGGGCAGCTCGAACGCTTTGAGCACGGCCTGCTTGGTGAGCTTGACCGAGATCGGCGGCTTCGCGGCGATCTTCAGCGCCAACGACTTCGCCTCGTCCAGCAGCGCATCCTTCGGCACGACCCGGTTGACCAGCCCGAGCCGCTCGGCCGTCTCGGCGTCGATGGGCGCGCCGGTCAGCACCATCTCCATCGCCTTCGCCTTGCCGATCGTCCGGGTCAGGCGCTGCGTGCCGCCGGCCCCGGGCATCAACCCGACGCTGATCTCGGGCTGCCCGAATCGCGCCGTCTCCGAGGCGACGATCATGTCGCAGAGCATCGCGACCTCGCAGCCGCCGCCCAGGGCGTACCCGCTGACCGCCGCGATGATCGGCTTGCCAATCGTACGGATGCGGTCGAAGAGGGCGATGCGGTTGCTCGCCAGCATCTGCACCAGCGACTGCGACGCGAACTCCTTGAGGTCCGCTCCGGCCGCGAAAACCTCCGTGCCACCGGTCAGGATCAGGACGCGCACCTCGGGATCAGCGTCATGCGCCTCGAGCGCCGAAGCCAGCTCGGTGAGGACGGCCGAGCTGAGCGCGTTCAACTGTTGGGGCCGATTGATCGTGACGATGCCGACCGGTCCCTCGCGCTCGGAGAGAACGAACTCGTAGGCCATGCTGCCTCCGTTGACGATGGTACGGGGGGCAGATTGGTCGGTCAAGGTCTTCCGTCACGCAGGGGGGCGATGGTATACTGCGGTTGCGCTCGACTTACTGATCGCGGGAACTTCGTGCGATTGGCATACGGTTCCCGGACATTTCCCATATTGGGGTCGGTTCACCGCAGGTGCGCGATCCATGCGGCCATTGTCGCCGAAGGAACAGCACCGGGTATTGACCCTGACGAGCGCAGACCG
The nucleotide sequence above comes from Chloroflexota bacterium. Encoded proteins:
- a CDS encoding MFS transporter; this translates as MGRLLGTSGVYYGWVMLFAIALMTFASSGSRFSFGVFVIPMSEDLHWGRDQLALGASLNLILAGLLRPLVGILADRFGSKIMAMTGVFLGGAALVLTSFAHELWQFYLAYGVLLAIGYACASPVTVTTLVSQWFIKRRSLAMSIGSTGTALGELIVVPLAMATYLMVGWENAFRVMAGFMLVIVLPVGFLLLANRPSDKGLQPYGHDPDDAARGRGLAGVALTPRQALKTGDFWRLMVGFFVCGFTMSFASTHFVPFAMDMGIEQMAAANALGIVGACSLVGGLTAGYLGDRFNRKNVLATVYLLRGLAFVVLLQARDLPTLYAGSFLLGISWTSTGPLTSAISADKFGLRHLGTIYGVMYTIMPIGSGIGAYLSGLVYEMRHAYDITLVASAAAGLIAAAVVFGVREPTRLGGARDDREREKVAVPAGLAMEKGSA
- a CDS encoding zinc ribbon domain-containing protein, whose protein sequence is MTCSRCGAPLPRPDIRFCTSCGAPVGQQPGGGAAGGGSQPPQQPGDPGGGYPPQPPYPPRHPGYPPGQGPAPGGQYPPPYGQPRYGPAPYGGPPSPPAGGNPKLGLFIGIVVVLLVLLGGTAFWLLTQTSGSPLSIGRAEPTQTPTPTVVPTPTRQPGIGINIPGPQGTPTPINIPLPIPGLGASGTPGTPGLPITIPGLNGTPGLPAIPGASGTAPPNAKLTADGARQKVKESISNCRLLQTEVEASQVTFEAPTWTVRLPLTGTSWKVDDATGTVTPDERAAERARNCRI
- a CDS encoding enoyl-CoA hydratase/isomerase family protein is translated as MAYEFVLSEREGPVGIVTINRPQQLNALSSAVLTELASALEAHDADPEVRVLILTGGTEVFAAGADLKEFASQSLVQMLASNRIALFDRIRTIGKPIIAAVSGYALGGGCEVAMLCDMIVASETARFGQPEISVGLMPGAGGTQRLTRTIGKAKAMEMVLTGAPIDAETAERLGLVNRVVPKDALLDEAKSLALKIAAKPPISVKLTKQAVLKAFELPLSEAVDHERKLFHLLFGTEDAYEGMNAFIEKRKPTFNGR
- a CDS encoding PD40 domain-containing protein → MTWANRSPGGAPASTGSASLLLAVQQTRRRFLRGLSAVGAAAALWSAAPSTAGRALAAESFTGLLAVPRARDIVLVRPTGDDDRTVLSLQVGEFVADVALSPDSSRVAYGMFTARTGDGPGGSDIVITTTAPGGERIVVAPRDRPGMLLAAPYWAPDGSGLLFEAVGLGANNLPSISAEWIDADGSGRRTVVTQARYPSISPDGQKVVYTLARQTGDALYEQPLAGGEAREIIPEGQFLVIAYPRYSPDGSQIAFAGVADSAPTGLPPRPLTPSPTVPKLLPSLDRWRGVAAHGFPAEPWLVPAAGGEARQLAPLPVDDAAIAWSPDGSALASSGANGIFLIGAADGSVRRISENGSFGAIDWR
- a CDS encoding ribonuclease Z, yielding MIDALLLGTSGTLPLPDRPLSALLVRVGPQMILFDCGEGTQVSMRRAGWGFKALSAICLSHLHADHVAGLTGLLLTLGHAGRREPLDIFGPVGTRIVVAGLRVVAPYLPYEVRVHELAEQHRIPWNGARLSSLPVDHAVPCLAFRIDLPRSRRFDPEKARTLGVPIEDWKRLQQGETVRVGGTEVTPEQVLGPKRRGLSVAYVTDTRPTPRMPSFLADVDLLTIEGTYGDPADAANAVENKHLLFSEAAEIGLLAGARRVWLTHFSAKMLHPERFAHEATSVYEPTVVGYEGLKTSLRFDDNDA